GGAGAGGCCCGCATCTGGGTCTCTTTTTTTGTCTTTGCGAAGGCACGGTAAGCCCGGAACGGCTGAGAAGAGTATGAAGGTATTAGAGCGCGAAGCTTGCCGGCTGTCACAAAAAACGGGAGAGCTCCGGCTCTCCCATTCGTGAAGGTATAGCTATTTATGACACTTGCCGCAGCCGCAGCTGCACGTTCTTTTCCGCGACACTTTTGCGACGCCGGCTTTCTTTTTGGTACCTCCGACGAGACCTGCGCAGTTTAAGCAATCGGCGATGCACTGCTGCCTGCCGAAAATAAACAAGCGGGTGCACACGTTTCGGCAAAATCTAGCGCAGTTCGGAACAAAGATGCTGCCGCCTCCTCTGCGGTAAGTGGATCCTCTGCCTGCCATCATTTCACCATCCTTTATGCAAGGTGGTACATCATATTCATTTGAAAGCGATATTTCTTGGGCGATTGTTGCTTTGCAGACCCCGACGTCATAAAATAAATTACATCGCTTGAGAACAAGACAACCTTTGCAAGGAGAATGGATATGGCGAAAAAGAAGGGAAATGCTTCGGCACCCGCACCTGCGCCCCAAGAAAAACCGGCCACGCTGAAGGATCTGCTCTCTCCCGAAGTCGCCCGCAAGCTGAAAGAGCAGGCGGATGAGATGAAGGCGGCGGAGGAGAAGCGCAAGCTGGAGGAAAGGGAGCGCCGGGAAGCCGAGCGCAAAGCCGAGGAAAAGCGGCTGGAAAACGATTTCGAGTATTTGCTGAACAACAGCAAGGATTGGAGCAAGTACCGCTGAACGGCATGCAGCACATGTGGAACGCATCGATATCATTTCAGGGCGGCGGAAATTTCAGGGCCGCGGAAATATTTAGCGCAGCTGCAGCGCGTCATTCCCTGTTCCGCCGGATCCGGCTCGACGCTCTTACATCACGGACTGGGCGTCGCTCGGTGATTAGCGGTTCGAGCCGGTCCACCTGCATGACGAAAAGGCGAGGAGCCCGGTACGTGGGAAGTCCCGCCGTTTGAACGGAATGTCGTCAGGTTAAGTGGGACCATAGCGGAACTGCAGTTCGCTAAGTGGGACAGTATCGGATATTTTTGAAAATTAGCGGAACTCAGATGCGCTAATTGTTTGCTTACCCGCTCCTCAAGCCATTTTGCACCGATATAGCGCATCTCAGTTCCTCTATTTTTTCAACATGCCCATTTATAGGGGAAATAGCGAACGCAGGTTCCGCTATGTTTATATACTACTTAATTTAGCGGTTGACGGTTCCCTGTTATTTCGGACTGCCGGGCGGTTCCCCGCTTAGGTCAAACCTATAAATTCCGTGCGACGCGTTAACCGGACCATATTGCTATTAAGCGAGTTCAGTTTCTGCTGCGCGATACTTGCCTCGGACGGATACGCGGGTTTTGTTGCAGCACGGCACCTGCTTCAGTCGGATCATCGGCTCGCAGCGCGGTATCAGCCTCGGACGGATACGCGGCTTATGTTGCGGCACGGTGTCCGCTTCGGACGGTTACTTCGGCTTCGCAGCGCGGTGTCTGCCCCGGCCTTTTACATCTGCTTCGCAGCGCGGTATCGACCCGTGTCGGTTACAGCAGCTTCTGCAGCACGGCGTCGACCTTGTCGATATGCTGGGCCATCCGTTCGGCAGCGAGCGCCTCGTTGCCGTCGCGAATCGCTTCGTAGATCGCCGTGTGCTCCGCGAGCAGCCGCTCCGCCGAAGCGCGCTCGCCGTAAAACCAGAGCCGCCGCGACTCCTTCATGCTGTCCTGCAGCCGCTGATGGAGCGATTCCATCGTCTGCAGCAGCAGCGAGTTGTGAGCCGCCCGCGCGATTTGCAGGTGAAACGCGATATCCGCCTGCTCGCCTGCCGCCTCGTCGTCCAGCGTGTCCGCCATCGTGCGCAGCGTGTTCTCCAGCCCGGCGAGGTCGCTTTCCGTGCGGCGTTTGGCCGCCAGAGACGCGCATCCGGCTTCGATGAACTTGCGCACCTCCAGCACCTCGCGGAAAGGCTCAGTCTGATACAATCCGCCTGTCGACGCCGGCTTGTCCCGGGGCAGCTCCTTGCTGACGTAGGTGCCGCCGCCCTGCTGGATATCGAGCCAGCCCATCGCCTTCAGCGCGCTCAGCGCTTCGCGGACGGTCGAGCGGCCGACGCCGAAGCTGCCGGCCAGCTCGACGACCGAGGCGAGCTTGTCCCCGGGTTTTAAACTGCCGTTTTCGATGCTCGTCCGGATTTGCTCGAGCACGATCTCCGATCCTTTTTTCGGCTTGATGCGATTAAAATTCATTCCGACTACCCCCTATGCAATAATTTAATGATACAGTATAATCGGTGTAAAGTCATCAGATGACCTGATTAATTTTGTGCAGATGAGAGGTGCCGCCGCTTTGCACGAACAATCATGTCCACGGGAGGGAAAAACATGTTAACAGATTCCGTTCGCCGTCGTTTCCGCGATATTGTGGGAGAGGCGAACTTTCGCGACGATATGGAGTCGCTTATTGCGCATTCCTACGATGCTACGCCAATGGTGCAGTCGATGCCCGATGCCGTCATCTATCCGCTGAGCACGGAGCAGGTGTCGGCCGTGCTGAAGGTGTGTAACGAACACCGCATTCCGGTCGTCGGCCGGGGGGCCGGAAGCAATTTGTGCGCAGGCACCGTGCCGGTGGAAGGCGGCGTCGTGCTGGTGATGAACCGGATGAACCGGCTGATCGAAATCGACCAGGACAACCTGACGGCGACCGTGCAGCCGGGACTGAACACGAAGGAGTTTCATATGGCGGTCGAGGAGCTGGGGCTTTTTTACCCGCCGGATCCGGGTTCGATGATCGTTTCCACACTCGGCGGCAACATTATGGAAAACGCGGGCGGCCTGCGCGGCCTGAAATACGGCACGACGAAAGATTACGTCATCGGGCTGGAAGCGGTGCTTCCAAACGGAGACATCATACGCACCGGGGGGAAGCTGTACAAAGACGTGGCGGGCTATGACTTGACCAAGC
The window above is part of the Paenibacillus hamazuiensis genome. Proteins encoded here:
- a CDS encoding YqkE family protein; protein product: MAKKKGNASAPAPAPQEKPATLKDLLSPEVARKLKEQADEMKAAEEKRKLEERERREAERKAEEKRLENDFEYLLNNSKDWSKYR
- a CDS encoding FadR/GntR family transcriptional regulator, whose product is MNFNRIKPKKGSEIVLEQIRTSIENGSLKPGDKLASVVELAGSFGVGRSTVREALSALKAMGWLDIQQGGGTYVSKELPRDKPASTGGLYQTEPFREVLEVRKFIEAGCASLAAKRRTESDLAGLENTLRTMADTLDDEAAGEQADIAFHLQIARAAHNSLLLQTMESLHQRLQDSMKESRRLWFYGERASAERLLAEHTAIYEAIRDGNEALAAERMAQHIDKVDAVLQKLL